From the genome of Desulfobaculum xiamenense, one region includes:
- a CDS encoding extracellular solute-binding protein: MTRLSLLLLALVAGITCFPSPLLAERVIVTHALTLSGPPELPADFPHFPYANPNAPKGGTLRQCAIGTFDNMNPFTPKGQLPSGYGLLHDSLTTTSDDEPFTQYCLVAQKIVMAEDRSWVEFHIDPRARFQDGTPITAEDVVFSYEATMRNIGSVMQRFFADITSVKAVDTLRVRYEFTPGTSREIPLQVSRLPIYPRHFWESRDLSRTMLEPIVGSGPYRMVSCKPGQEAVYERCADYWARDLPVRKGFHNFDTIRYEYYRDATVALEAFRAEHYDIREEHSAKRWRTLYTGPAFDAGDIVMERVRHREPLGIQGFFFNTRRPMFQDRRVRRAIVLAFDYEWTNRQLFWNELPRTTSYFTNSDLACSGLPSPEELALLEPFRDSLPPETFTAEHAFPTSDNSGFNRSNILAAADLLREAGFVLKDGTLTDSRTGRALRFQLLTDSASMRRVALPFARNLRKLGIDMSILVADTALFARKGQDFDFDMISSAFGHTLCPGRELRFYWHSDSKNLHGGRNVIGLDDPAVDALVDAIVTAPDRKATVTACRALDRVLLWGEYVVPLGASDVYRIAYRRSLAKPQRTPRHTVQINTWWAAPADASTGDAR; this comes from the coding sequence ATGACACGACTGTCCCTCTTGCTGCTCGCCCTCGTGGCGGGCATCACCTGTTTCCCCAGCCCGCTTCTTGCCGAGCGGGTCATCGTCACCCACGCGCTGACGCTCTCCGGACCGCCGGAACTACCCGCAGATTTTCCCCATTTCCCCTACGCCAACCCCAACGCCCCAAAGGGCGGCACGCTGCGCCAGTGCGCCATCGGAACCTTCGACAACATGAATCCCTTCACACCGAAGGGCCAGCTTCCTTCCGGATACGGCCTGCTGCACGACAGCCTCACCACCACATCCGATGACGAGCCCTTCACGCAATACTGTCTGGTGGCGCAAAAAATCGTCATGGCGGAAGACCGTTCGTGGGTCGAATTCCACATCGACCCTCGCGCCCGCTTCCAGGACGGCACGCCCATCACCGCCGAGGATGTCGTCTTTTCCTACGAGGCCACCATGCGAAACATCGGCAGCGTGATGCAGCGCTTCTTCGCGGACATCACGTCCGTGAAGGCCGTGGACACACTGCGCGTGCGCTACGAATTCACCCCCGGCACCAGTCGGGAGATTCCCCTGCAAGTCAGCAGGCTCCCCATCTACCCCCGCCACTTCTGGGAGAGCCGCGATCTCTCGCGTACCATGCTCGAACCCATCGTCGGCAGCGGCCCCTACCGCATGGTCTCGTGCAAACCCGGCCAGGAGGCCGTCTACGAACGCTGCGCGGACTACTGGGCACGCGATCTGCCGGTGCGCAAGGGATTCCACAACTTCGACACCATCCGCTACGAGTACTACCGCGACGCCACCGTCGCCCTCGAAGCCTTTCGCGCCGAACACTACGACATCCGCGAGGAGCATTCCGCCAAGCGCTGGCGAACCCTCTACACCGGCCCCGCCTTCGACGCGGGAGACATCGTCATGGAGCGCGTCCGGCATCGGGAACCTCTCGGCATTCAGGGCTTCTTCTTCAACACGCGCCGCCCCATGTTTCAGGACAGACGCGTCCGCAGGGCAATCGTCCTCGCCTTCGACTACGAATGGACCAACCGCCAACTTTTCTGGAACGAGCTTCCGCGCACCACGAGCTACTTCACCAACTCGGACCTTGCCTGCTCCGGCCTGCCCTCCCCCGAGGAACTCGCCCTGCTCGAACCATTCCGAGACAGCCTGCCGCCGGAGACGTTCACCGCCGAGCACGCCTTTCCGACCTCCGACAACAGCGGATTCAACCGGAGCAACATCCTTGCCGCCGCAGACCTGCTGCGTGAGGCTGGCTTCGTTCTCAAGGACGGCACACTCACGGATTCGCGCACGGGCAGAGCGCTGCGCTTCCAGCTGCTCACGGATTCCGCGTCCATGCGCCGCGTCGCGCTGCCCTTTGCCCGCAATCTGCGCAAACTCGGCATCGACATGAGCATCCTCGTGGCGGACACGGCGCTCTTTGCCCGCAAGGGGCAAGACTTCGACTTCGACATGATCTCCAGCGCATTCGGGCACACCCTGTGCCCCGGCAGGGAATTGCGCTTCTACTGGCACTCGGACTCGAAGAACCTCCACGGCGGACGCAACGTCATCGGCCTCGACGATCCCGCCGTGGACGCCCTCGTGGATGCCATCGTCACCGCTCCAGACAGAAAGGCCACCGTAACCGCCTGCCGCGCGCTGGACCGCGTGCTGCTGTGGGGGGAATACGTGGTTCCGCTCGGCGCGTCCGACGTCTACCGCATCGCCTACCGCAGGAGCCTTGCGAAACCGCAGCGCACACCGAGGCACACCGTCCAGATCAATACCTGGTGGGCCGCGCCCGCCGACGCATCCACCGGAGACGCACGATGA
- a CDS encoding microcin C ABC transporter permease YejB, with translation MIHYILKRLLLVIPTLLVILTINFFVIQLCPGGPVEQMLARIQGTERSVLERTGGSTQDEIRVVQSSLDNMGSYRGADGLDPELVDRIRKFYGFDRPILERYWNMLADFARFRFGDSLFRDKSILELVREKLPVSLSLGLWTTLISYVISIPLGIRKSIRAGTPFDAWTSFAVVAASAVPTFLFAIALVILFAGGSYWNVFPLRGLVSPDFESLDTMGKIADYAWHMALPVLSMVIGSFAGTTLLTRNCFLDEIGRQYVVAARARGLTESRVLYGHVFRNAMLIFIAGFPGAFIGMFFTGSLLIEVIFSLDGLGQMGFEATMQRDYPLMFATLYISTLLGLVVKVVSDLTYSLVDPRIDFQSVNQ, from the coding sequence ATGATCCACTACATCCTCAAACGGCTCTTGCTCGTGATACCAACGCTGCTGGTCATCCTGACGATCAACTTCTTCGTCATCCAGCTCTGCCCCGGTGGCCCGGTGGAGCAGATGCTCGCGCGGATACAGGGCACCGAACGCTCCGTGCTGGAGCGCACCGGCGGCTCCACGCAGGACGAAATCCGGGTGGTGCAAAGCTCGCTGGACAACATGGGCTCCTATCGCGGTGCAGACGGGCTGGACCCGGAACTCGTGGACCGCATCCGGAAATTCTACGGCTTCGACAGGCCCATCCTCGAACGCTACTGGAACATGCTGGCAGACTTCGCCCGCTTCCGCTTCGGCGACAGCCTGTTCAGGGACAAGTCCATTCTTGAGTTGGTCCGCGAGAAGCTCCCGGTGTCGCTGTCCCTCGGCCTGTGGACCACGCTCATCTCGTACGTGATTTCCATTCCGCTCGGCATACGCAAGTCCATACGCGCCGGAACGCCCTTCGATGCGTGGACCAGCTTCGCCGTGGTTGCGGCAAGTGCCGTTCCGACCTTCCTCTTCGCCATCGCGCTGGTCATCCTCTTTGCCGGCGGCAGCTACTGGAACGTCTTTCCGCTACGCGGCCTCGTCTCCCCAGACTTCGAATCCCTGGACACGATGGGGAAAATCGCCGACTACGCATGGCACATGGCTCTTCCCGTCCTGTCCATGGTCATCGGCAGCTTCGCCGGAACCACCCTGCTCACGCGCAACTGCTTCCTCGACGAAATCGGCAGGCAGTACGTCGTGGCCGCGAGGGCCAGAGGGCTCACCGAATCCCGCGTGCTTTACGGACACGTCTTCCGTAATGCCATGCTCATCTTCATCGCAGGCTTCCCCGGGGCCTTCATCGGCATGTTCTTCACCGGGTCGCTGCTCATCGAAGTCATCTTCTCGCTGGACGGGCTGGGCCAGATGGGCTTCGAGGCGACCATGCAGCGGGACTATCCGCTGATGTTCGCCACCCTCTACATCTCCACGCTGCTCGGGCTGGTCGTAAAAGTTGTGAGCGACCTGACGTATTCCCTTGTGGACCCGCGCATCGACTTCCAATCCGTCAACCAGTGA
- a CDS encoding ABC transporter permease — MQRPRLGEIGRIRWATFRDNARGYWALIIFLALFGLSLCAELIANDRPLLLMHRGSLYAPILCDYPETTFGGAFETPADYRDPAVRERIETEGWMLWPPIRYGYATVNREIATPFPTPPTRDNILGTDDSGRDVFARLLYGFRLSVLFGLALAAFGSIIGVCVGATFGYYGGWLDIAGQRFMEVWGGLPLTYLLIILASFVEPTFWMLLGIMLLFSWMGLVDIVRAEFLRGRNLCYVQAARALGVTDRVIMFRHILPNAMVATITFLPFILNGSITTLTSLDFLGFGLPPDSPALGELLAQGKANIQAPWIGLSAFAVLGGLLMLLVFIGEAVRDAFDPNRAQAR, encoded by the coding sequence ATGCAGCGCCCCCGCCTCGGCGAAATCGGCAGAATCCGCTGGGCCACCTTCCGCGACAACGCACGCGGCTACTGGGCCCTCATCATCTTTCTCGCACTCTTCGGCCTCAGCCTGTGCGCGGAGCTCATCGCCAACGACAGGCCGCTTCTGCTCATGCACCGTGGCAGCCTCTACGCGCCCATCCTGTGCGACTATCCTGAAACGACGTTCGGCGGGGCCTTCGAGACACCTGCGGACTACCGCGATCCCGCCGTCCGCGAACGCATCGAAACCGAGGGCTGGATGCTGTGGCCCCCCATCCGCTACGGCTACGCCACGGTCAATCGGGAAATCGCCACCCCATTCCCCACGCCGCCCACCCGCGACAACATCCTCGGCACGGACGACAGCGGACGAGACGTCTTCGCGCGTCTGCTTTACGGCTTCAGGCTCTCCGTGCTCTTCGGCCTTGCACTGGCGGCTTTCGGGTCCATCATCGGCGTCTGCGTCGGCGCGACATTCGGCTACTATGGCGGCTGGCTCGACATCGCGGGCCAACGCTTCATGGAGGTCTGGGGCGGCCTGCCGCTGACCTATCTGCTCATCATCCTCGCCAGCTTCGTGGAGCCGACATTCTGGATGCTCCTCGGCATCATGCTGCTGTTTAGCTGGATGGGACTGGTTGACATCGTGCGGGCGGAATTTCTGCGTGGGCGCAACCTCTGCTACGTTCAGGCCGCACGTGCCCTCGGCGTCACGGACAGGGTGATCATGTTCCGGCACATCCTGCCCAACGCCATGGTCGCCACCATCACCTTCCTGCCATTCATCCTCAACGGCTCAATCACCACGCTCACCTCACTGGACTTCCTCGGCTTCGGCCTGCCGCCGGACTCCCCGGCCCTCGGCGAACTCCTCGCGCAGGGCAAGGCCAACATCCAGGCCCCATGGATCGGACTCTCAGCCTTCGCCGTCCTTGGCGGGCTGCTCATGCTCCTCGTCTTCATCGGCGAAGCCGTGCGCGACGCCTTCGACCCCAACCGCGCGCAGGCCCGCTGA
- the cas2e gene encoding type I-E CRISPR-associated endoribonuclease Cas2e → MLVIVTENVPPRLRGRLAVWLLEIRAGVFVGNYSVRVRDMVWKQVEAGVEDGNAVMVWSAATESGFDFRTIGPNRRLPKDMDGILLCAFHPEREAGVGEQRGSLKTDRENR, encoded by the coding sequence ATGCTGGTCATCGTAACTGAAAATGTCCCGCCTCGGTTGCGGGGGCGGCTTGCGGTGTGGCTGTTGGAGATACGGGCGGGAGTGTTTGTTGGGAACTACTCCGTCCGCGTGCGCGATATGGTCTGGAAACAGGTCGAGGCGGGCGTTGAGGATGGTAACGCCGTGATGGTCTGGTCCGCCGCTACGGAAAGCGGCTTCGATTTCAGGACGATTGGTCCCAACAGGCGACTGCCGAAGGACATGGACGGCATCCTCCTGTGCGCCTTCCATCCCGAGCGGGAGGCTGGTGTTGGCGAACAGCGGGGAAGCCTAAAAACGGACAGAGAAAATCGGTAG
- the cas1e gene encoding type I-E CRISPR-associated endonuclease Cas1e, translated as MLPKLKPLAVKERLSLLFLGRGQLDVQDGAFVLVDCEGVRTHIPVGGVACLMLEPGTRVSHAAVVLAARAGTLLVWTGEAGVRVYSAGQPGGARSDRLLYQAQLALEPAARLKVVRRMFAFRFGEEPPEKRSVEQLRGIEGTRVRAIYAQLAKSFGVAWNRRDYDPHEWGAGDVVNRCLSSATACLYGVSEAAILAAGYAPAIGFLHTGKPRSFVYDIADLFKFETVVPVAFRVASRNSSDPEGEVRRACRDAFRKTKLLHKIIPTIEDVLAAGEIPVPEPPEDAVGPAFSDEEGIGDAGHRN; from the coding sequence ATGCTTCCGAAACTCAAGCCATTGGCTGTGAAGGAGCGGCTCTCGCTCCTTTTCCTTGGCCGGGGGCAGTTGGATGTGCAGGATGGGGCTTTTGTCCTCGTGGATTGCGAGGGGGTTCGGACGCATATCCCTGTTGGCGGAGTGGCGTGCCTCATGCTGGAGCCGGGAACTCGCGTCTCGCATGCGGCTGTCGTGCTGGCCGCGAGGGCCGGGACGCTTCTCGTCTGGACCGGTGAGGCCGGAGTGCGCGTCTATTCCGCAGGGCAGCCCGGCGGTGCGCGTTCCGACAGGCTTCTCTATCAGGCGCAACTGGCGCTAGAGCCAGCGGCGCGTCTGAAGGTGGTGCGGCGGATGTTCGCATTCCGTTTTGGCGAGGAGCCGCCGGAGAAGCGGAGTGTCGAGCAGCTTCGTGGTATTGAGGGAACGCGGGTTCGCGCCATCTATGCGCAGTTGGCCAAGTCGTTTGGGGTTGCGTGGAACCGCAGGGACTACGATCCGCACGAGTGGGGAGCGGGGGACGTGGTGAACCGCTGCCTGAGTTCGGCAACAGCTTGCCTGTACGGCGTGAGCGAGGCGGCGATTCTGGCGGCTGGCTATGCTCCGGCCATAGGTTTTCTGCATACGGGAAAGCCGCGGTCCTTCGTCTACGACATTGCGGACCTGTTCAAGTTCGAAACCGTCGTGCCCGTGGCGTTCCGCGTGGCGAGCCGGAATTCGTCCGACCCCGAGGGCGAGGTGCGACGTGCCTGCCGGGATGCGTTCCGCAAGACGAAGCTGCTGCACAAGATTATTCCAACCATCGAGGATGTGCTGGCCGCTGGTGAGATTCCAGTTCCGGAGCCGCCCGAGGACGCTGTGGGACCAGCTTTCAGTGACGAGGAGGGGATTGGCGATGCTGGTCATCGTAACTGA
- the cas6e gene encoding type I-E CRISPR-associated protein Cas6/Cse3/CasE — MYMSRIVFDPRALIRNHLYDEHQALWKVFSDGPERRRDFLFRRIETDGARGAGAGDVAYLAVSKRPPVESGLIRRVDVKEYAPRVDAGERVLFSLRVNPVRKIHDENGRQVRYDIVQDLRMRMMSEGVAKDKLPTRQELAEEAIEAWLAQRSAGFGFDVERAEGWRGAGMNLVVERYEYDTFRKPKGGGRVTVATVDLRGFATVTDPEALTRALYEGIGPAKAFGCGLLLIRRA; from the coding sequence ATGTATATGAGCAGAATCGTCTTCGACCCGAGGGCGTTGATTCGCAACCACCTCTATGACGAGCATCAGGCGCTGTGGAAGGTCTTTTCCGACGGACCGGAGCGCAGGCGGGACTTCCTGTTTCGCCGGATCGAAACGGATGGGGCGCGTGGAGCGGGGGCTGGCGACGTGGCCTACCTCGCTGTGTCGAAACGTCCGCCCGTGGAGTCTGGACTGATCCGACGTGTTGACGTGAAGGAATATGCGCCTCGGGTCGACGCGGGAGAGCGCGTGCTCTTCTCCTTGCGCGTGAATCCTGTCCGCAAGATTCATGACGAGAACGGGCGGCAGGTGCGCTACGACATCGTGCAGGATCTGCGGATGCGCATGATGAGCGAGGGGGTTGCAAAGGACAAGCTCCCCACCCGTCAGGAATTGGCCGAGGAGGCCATCGAAGCGTGGCTGGCGCAGCGTAGCGCCGGGTTCGGGTTCGATGTCGAACGGGCCGAAGGTTGGCGCGGGGCGGGGATGAACCTCGTGGTTGAACGCTATGAATATGACACCTTCCGCAAGCCCAAGGGCGGGGGGCGGGTGACGGTCGCCACGGTGGACCTTCGAGGATTTGCCACAGTGACGGACCCCGAGGCGCTGACTCGTGCTCTATACGAGGGGATTGGCCCGGCCAAGGCCTTTGGCTGCGGGTTGCTGCTGATTCGTCGAGCATGA
- the cas5e gene encoding type I-E CRISPR-associated protein Cas5/CasD — MRRHLVFTLHGPLQAWGTVAVGEVRPVSGHPTRSGILGLLAAALGVRRDETSRLGALHEGYGVAVRVDAPGVRMLDYHTVQTPGQKSKREFYCRRDELVQKLEPFEELNTILSTREYVADACFTACVWAEEGAPWSVEQMRDALMRPRFTPYLGRKSCVAAPFVPQVIEADEAGAAFALYGYVPEVLSRVKARDSRDVFTDPGGVDGVPEQVFTVRDRMLAPATRRFDVRAEQLFRINQHGEG; from the coding sequence ATGCGTAGGCATTTGGTCTTTACACTCCATGGCCCGTTGCAGGCGTGGGGAACCGTGGCCGTGGGCGAAGTGCGCCCCGTGTCCGGCCATCCCACACGTTCCGGCATTCTCGGGCTGCTGGCCGCGGCGCTGGGTGTTCGTAGGGATGAAACTTCGCGCCTTGGCGCATTGCATGAGGGGTATGGCGTAGCCGTCCGGGTGGACGCGCCCGGCGTGCGTATGCTCGACTATCACACCGTGCAGACTCCGGGGCAGAAGTCGAAGCGCGAGTTCTACTGCCGCAGGGACGAACTGGTCCAGAAGCTCGAACCGTTCGAGGAATTGAACACCATCCTCTCGACGCGCGAATACGTCGCGGACGCGTGCTTCACGGCATGCGTCTGGGCGGAGGAGGGTGCGCCGTGGAGCGTGGAGCAAATGCGCGATGCGCTCATGCGGCCACGGTTCACGCCGTACCTCGGGCGCAAGAGTTGCGTTGCCGCACCGTTCGTTCCGCAGGTGATCGAGGCTGACGAAGCGGGGGCGGCATTTGCCCTCTACGGCTATGTCCCGGAGGTTCTTAGTCGGGTGAAGGCGCGGGATTCGCGCGATGTCTTTACCGATCCGGGCGGCGTTGACGGCGTGCCAGAGCAGGTCTTCACCGTGCGTGACAGGATGCTAGCCCCGGCCACGCGGCGCTTCGACGTGCGCGCCGAGCAGCTTTTCCGCATCAACCAGCATGGCGAGGGGTAG
- the cas7e gene encoding type I-E CRISPR-associated protein Cas7/Cse4/CasC encodes MQKYIQLHVLTSYPASNLNRDDLGRPKTVVMGNSQRLRISSQSVKRAWRTSELFQQELGAEIGVRTKSIGIYVHQALTTGVGFGDAMEGASGGSLPTIKDKAAREIARAIAGVFRANKSAEKGKKDEEAKAKAELEKEPLAHLSRAELAGIAALVEECRESGKTPEKDALELLRRDNMAVDIALFGRMLAKNKPFNIEAAVQVGHPMTVHSVEVEDDFFTAVDDLNRDSTGAGHMGVSEYGAGLFYHYICIDTELLVRNLNGNEELAERAVRALTKACCMISPTGKQNSYASRSYASYCLAERGDIQPRTLAAAYLEPLDFKPEVEAVNYSGCADSERKNLFNRAVTELTTLRENYGKVYGFQTESASFNVPKGVGSLDEICNFITE; translated from the coding sequence ATGCAGAAATATATTCAGCTTCATGTTTTGACCAGCTACCCGGCCTCCAATTTGAACCGTGACGACCTCGGCCGTCCGAAGACCGTCGTCATGGGCAATTCCCAGCGCCTGCGGATTTCTTCGCAGAGTGTGAAGCGTGCGTGGCGCACGTCGGAGCTTTTCCAGCAGGAACTTGGAGCCGAGATTGGCGTGCGGACAAAAAGCATCGGCATCTACGTGCATCAGGCGCTGACGACGGGCGTGGGCTTCGGTGATGCCATGGAGGGCGCGTCGGGCGGTAGCCTGCCGACCATCAAGGACAAGGCTGCCCGTGAAATCGCGCGCGCCATCGCTGGCGTGTTTCGTGCCAACAAGAGCGCCGAGAAGGGCAAAAAGGACGAAGAAGCCAAGGCCAAGGCGGAATTGGAGAAAGAGCCGCTTGCTCACTTGTCCCGCGCGGAGCTTGCGGGGATTGCCGCGTTGGTCGAGGAATGCCGGGAGAGCGGCAAGACGCCCGAGAAGGACGCCCTTGAACTCCTGCGTCGGGACAATATGGCCGTTGATATTGCGTTGTTTGGACGCATGCTGGCCAAGAACAAGCCTTTCAACATCGAGGCCGCTGTGCAGGTTGGTCATCCCATGACCGTGCATTCCGTGGAGGTCGAGGACGATTTCTTCACGGCAGTGGACGATCTCAATCGCGACAGCACCGGAGCGGGGCACATGGGTGTCTCGGAATATGGTGCGGGCCTGTTTTATCATTACATCTGCATCGACACGGAATTGCTCGTGCGGAACCTGAACGGCAACGAGGAATTGGCGGAGCGCGCCGTGCGGGCGCTGACCAAGGCCTGCTGCATGATCAGCCCCACGGGCAAGCAGAACAGCTATGCCTCTCGCTCCTACGCGTCCTACTGCCTTGCCGAGCGGGGGGACATCCAGCCGCGTACGCTGGCCGCCGCGTATCTGGAGCCGCTTGATTTCAAGCCGGAGGTGGAAGCCGTCAACTATTCAGGATGTGCTGATTCTGAAAGGAAAAATCTCTTTAACCGTGCCGTGACCGAACTCACCACCCTGCGCGAGAACTATGGCAAGGTCTACGGCTTCCAGACTGAATCCGCGTCGTTCAATGTTCCCAAAGGAGTCGGCTCGCTGGACGAAATCTGCAATTTCATCACGGAGTAG